The DNA segment TTGATATGCCTTTTTTGCTGACTTTAGAGCCTTTTTATAATTTTCGCTTGTCATTGGTACACCTCCTATTGTTACCTTCACTTTTATATTAGCACATTGAGGACTACAAGAAAAGTAGTCTTCAACATATTCACGAAATAGCTTCTTTCAGAACCTCACGAAAATCTTCACCTACCCAATGGTTATATTGTACTACTTTTTCTATAGGAATGTTATATTTTTTAACTAAATAAATGACTAACTCAATTGCATTTTCCTCCGCTTTATGACGGTCACCATCCTCATTCATACAAATAGCTATACCTATGGACTTATCATTATTTTCATCATCCCCTTGACTAACCTGGTAGCTCACTTCAGATAATGGCAAATGCTGAAGAATAACCATATCATCAACTGTATAATGCCAGGAAATCAATTGATTGATAGTTTTCATATGTCTAGCTAGCATTCTTGCATGGGTACCCTCCTCTACCATACCAGTATCATAAATACATATATAAAGGGGATTCATGGCAATACCTGGTCTATTTGAATGTCCTTTAGGTATAAAATCCTCAATAATTTTCATCTTATACTCCCTTCTGTAATGATTACAAGCCTTGATTGCAATTTCATATCATCTTATTCCACTAGGCTTGTACTATATGACATAACCCACCCTAATATCATATGATTGTAATATAATAGATGTGCTATTAGGATCAAATGGCTGTTTGTTAATGCAAAAGATCGATCAAAAATGACCGATCTTTTGACTGGCTACTTAATTAACTACAGCTTGTGTTATACCATAGTTAACAACTAGATTATTGATGTCTACTTCGACTACCATGACGTAGTCTCCATTTATAGCTTCTATGATTCTATCCTCTGGTAATTCAACCCATTCTACGGGAGCTTCCATTCCCCAATAGGGATATTCTACGATAACCGTACTACTTACAGTGTATAGATACTTATTACCTTCAACTAAAGCTTCTACAACTGTAATAACTGTATGCGTATTATTACTCTCGTCATCAGTTGCACTTACTGTCAAGGCTCCTGCTGGCTCTACTTCTACAATAGCATTTGTCATACCATACTTAACTACTTTATTACTTCCATCTATTTCTATAATCATTACATAGTCTCCATTGGTAGCTTCTATGCTTCCTTCAGTGGGTAAGTCTTCCCATAGTCCTGATGCCTCCATGCCCCAATAGGGCAATTCATCAAAGGCAGTTTCACTAACCGCATATACTAACTTATTTTCAGCACCTAATACTTCAGTAACTGTAATTACCGTATGGGTATTGTTGCTATCATCATCTGTAGCTGTTACTGTCAGACTCCCTACTTCTTCGTCCTCAACAATAGCATTGGCTATGCCATACTTGACTACTTTATTATATCCATCTATTTCTACGACCAAAACATATTCTCCATTGGCAGCTTCTATACTTCCATCAGTGGGTAAGTCTTCCCATAGTACTGATGCTTCCATCCCTAGATATGGATACTCTGTAAAGCTATCCTGGCTTACATCATATACCAGCTTATGACCATCACCTAATACTCCTTCAACTGTTATTA comes from the Vallitalea okinawensis genome and includes:
- a CDS encoding peptidoglycan recognition protein family protein, with the protein product MKIIEDFIPKGHSNRPGIAMNPLYICIYDTGMVEEGTHARMLARHMKTINQLISWHYTVDDMVILQHLPLSEVSYQVSQGDDENNDKSIGIAICMNEDGDRHKAEENAIELVIYLVKKYNIPIEKVVQYNHWVGEDFREVLKEAIS